The proteins below are encoded in one region of Mesoplasma melaleucae:
- a CDS encoding dicarboxylate/amino acid:cation symporter, translating to MLLSSFKETFLQNFLSISTWQSLVAILLFFGLMGGFWYGLKQIKIKFVYRILIGMTIGLIFGVVIQTIIEFPGGSWFSHKGNAVWALVDGSWLDISSYYIKPDKEVMTVAQALAKNVLTSNNVSELAKSMMLYINAGADKLAFEGLTINAEIKSGIDWIIEFNVWASMLKQIFINGILLITIPIVFIAIFRVVARPGSKGLGRISGKAVAILLINVAIAFTITFWIGHLLKIGKGLNFDQHIPGGSGRTDSKALPEIVWGYIPSNFIATLSATAIIPVIVLAALIGYATTFVRKKHPESMDNLMNVIDRAWDIVMSILMTFMKIMPLAVMAMLTTAITTRAIGALASIGLILAIGYVGIFIMLGVMTLVLFLSGVNVAAWWKHAWKPLIQGFSTQSSNATLPVTMDTLTNEMKIKDKVTSIVAPLSTSLGLVACAGVQAGLITSVLYTGSESVAEMNVFAFFILGLFTTIVASIGIAGVPGTATVVTSAVLNGIGFGAYFAPVYAIFGAIDGLFDMGRTATNVTGSVFAATLVAKDEGLFEEGTELVSEKQLTKIVEKREKQAKAKQEKLELKTEKQNQNKIVKEGKKAAKLKDEKSKTKQNK from the coding sequence ATGTTATTAAGTAGTTTTAAAGAAACTTTCCTTCAAAACTTTTTAAGCATAAGCACATGACAATCACTTGTAGCGATTCTATTGTTCTTCGGTTTAATGGGTGGGTTTTGGTATGGATTGAAACAAATAAAAATAAAATTTGTATATAGAATTTTAATTGGAATGACAATCGGATTAATTTTTGGGGTTGTTATTCAAACAATCATTGAATTCCCTGGTGGATCATGATTTTCACATAAAGGAAATGCAGTTTGAGCACTAGTAGATGGTTCATGATTAGACATTTCAAGTTATTATATTAAACCTGATAAAGAAGTAATGACAGTTGCACAAGCACTAGCAAAAAATGTTTTAACTTCAAACAATGTATCTGAATTAGCTAAATCAATGATGCTTTACATTAATGCTGGAGCAGACAAACTAGCATTTGAAGGTTTAACAATAAATGCAGAAATTAAATCAGGAATTGATTGAATTATTGAATTTAATGTTTGAGCATCAATGTTAAAACAAATATTTATTAATGGTATTTTATTAATTACAATCCCAATTGTGTTTATTGCAATTTTTAGAGTTGTAGCAAGACCTGGATCAAAAGGTTTAGGAAGAATATCAGGAAAAGCAGTAGCGATTCTTTTAATTAATGTTGCAATTGCATTTACAATTACATTCTGAATTGGGCATTTATTAAAAATCGGTAAAGGATTAAACTTTGATCAACATATTCCTGGAGGATCAGGAAGAACTGATTCAAAAGCTTTACCTGAAATTGTTTGAGGATACATTCCATCAAACTTTATAGCAACACTATCAGCAACAGCAATTATACCTGTTATTGTTTTAGCTGCATTAATTGGGTATGCAACAACATTTGTAAGAAAAAAACATCCAGAATCAATGGATAATTTAATGAATGTTATCGATAGAGCTTGAGATATTGTTATGTCAATCTTAATGACATTTATGAAAATTATGCCTTTAGCTGTTATGGCAATGTTAACAACAGCAATTACAACAAGAGCAATTGGAGCACTAGCATCAATTGGATTAATCTTAGCAATAGGATATGTTGGAATATTTATTATGTTAGGAGTAATGACTTTAGTATTATTCTTATCTGGAGTAAATGTTGCTGCATGATGAAAACATGCATGAAAACCTTTAATTCAAGGATTCTCAACACAATCATCAAATGCAACACTACCAGTTACTATGGATACTTTAACAAACGAAATGAAAATAAAAGATAAAGTAACAAGTATTGTAGCACCGTTATCAACATCACTTGGTTTAGTAGCCTGTGCTGGAGTTCAAGCAGGATTAATTACTTCTGTACTATATACAGGATCTGAATCAGTTGCAGAAATGAATGTATTTGCGTTCTTTATTTTAGGATTATTTACAACAATAGTAGCAAGTATTGGAATTGCAGGAGTTCCAGGAACAGCCACAGTTGTTACATCAGCAGTTTTAAATGGAATTGGATTTGGAGCTTACTTTGCGCCTGTGTATGCTATCTTTGGAGCAATTGATGGACTATTTGACATGGGAAGAACAGCAACTAACGTTACTGGTAGTGTATTTGCTGCCACATTAGTTGCAAAAGATGAAGGTCTATTTGAAGAAGGCACTGAATTAGTTTCAGAGAAACAATTAACTAAGATTGTTGAAAAGCGTGAAAAACAAGCTAAGGCTAAACAAGAAAAATTAGAATTAAAAACAGAAAAACAAAATCAAAACAAAATTGTAAAAGAAGGCAAAAAAGCAGCTAAACTTAAAGATGAAAAATCCAAAACAAAACAAAATAAATAA